From a single Nicotiana tomentosiformis chromosome 2, ASM39032v3, whole genome shotgun sequence genomic region:
- the LOC104102140 gene encoding putative disease resistance protein RGA4, with protein MTDPVIGATVQVFLEKLLSLTIEEVKSLRNCKKDLKMLKKTVTMIQAFIHDAERRQVEDQSVEEWLKMLEKVAEDAENVFDEFRYESLKAEVMKIPNKPMKHVRNFVSNTVLKFKMSRKINNVNEELSAINKLAKDLGLQTPRGPSRQILPVRETDSVVVASEVVGRDKDVAEIKEKMLNMSEDVVLCTIPIVGMGGSGKTTVAKIIFNDEQIKQHFEKRVWLCLPEMLETKSFLELMLESLTERKLEVRSRDIIVKKLQDELGGKKYLLVLDDLWHVDPTLWHEFEDTLRGINTFRGNCILVTTRRDQVASSVAADPHKLKNLTNDHCWSIFKQRAFVDGMVPEELVSMGNRIVEMCKGLPLAASVLGGLLRNKEKHEWQAILEGNPLVAGEDDSGESSLKKILKLSYFYLPSPHLKKCFAYFAMFPKDFEFEKDQLIQFWMAEGYLHPCQKTTVMEDVGNKFFELLLENSLLQDVKLDEHNNITHCKMHDLVHDLAEDILKSKLFDGGDNLSQVRYFGWNSPRDQIEKINEPGRLCTLFWKSSDMSEDMLLSFQFLRVLNLSQSGIKELSASIGKLIYLRYLDLSRTSIDALPNSICKLYNLQTLRVNYCNGLKGFPDEMEHMISLRHIYYDSHCQILNMGKLTCLQTLQHFNVGVEKGRRIEELGHLKNLRDKLTIKGLQLVRNKEEAGRAYLQKKPNIYKLAYLWSHREPEGCENNDEYVLDGLQPHPNLKTFEVRSYLGSRFPSWFNEEFLPNLVKLKLSDCKKCKEIPSLGQLKFLRHLELAEFDQLECIGPTFYGVEVNNNGSSSNNANIQVFPLLKELVLYYMHSLIEWKGVELMPTRDGGRDGVRVRMFPALEKLSISNCQRLKSTPNQFEILRELSIHGVDSEMPLLNLCSNLTSLVKLAVGDVKELTCLPDEMLHNNSFSLQHLSVSSCEKFRELPQSLYNLHSLKSLEIGECTNFSSVPVPSGENHLTSLQSLIFYSCDRLTSLPSGMLEHCRSLEFLRVNDCGDLVSLPLREMPLLSYFNILECPKLNSVSAGGLHHLTRLRKLVIGPCSDFEAFQLMFNGIQRLSSLRTLTVYGRVNWVSLPYQLMQLSALTRMVIFNFGIESLPQNLDNLTSLESLAFHSCERLQHVDFSGVMPKLRGLEIINCPLLEALSGRLVNLVSLEALYLSDCKKLQHLPSGDDMQRLTKLRRLEIYACPQLQESCTNRSGPNSQWSKISHIPEIYMG; from the coding sequence ATGACGGATCCTGTAATTGGTGCTACTGTTCAAGTTTTTCTTGAGAAGCTGCTTTCTCTCACTATTGAGGAAGTCAAAAGTTTAAGGAACTGCAAGAAAGATCTCAAAATGCTGAAAAAAACTGTAACGATGATACAAGCTTTCATTCATGATGCTGAAAGAAGACAAGTTGAGGATCAGTCTGTGGAAGAATGGCTCAAGATGCTTGAGAAAGTTGCTGAAGATGCTGAAAATGTGTTTGACGAATTCAGATATGAATCTCTCAAAGCAGAAGTTATGAAGATCCCGAACAAACCGATGAAACATGTCCGTAACTTCGTTTCTAATACAGTTTTAAAGTTTAAAATGTCTCGAAAAATCAACAACGTCAATGAAGAGTTGAGTGCTATCAATAAGTTAGCCAAAGACCTCGGTCTCCAAACCCCAAGAGGTCCTTCCCGGCAAATATTACCAGTTCGAGAAACAGATTCTGTGGTAGTTGCTTCTGAAGTTGTTGGTAGAGACAAGGATGTTGCTGAAATAAAGGAGAAGATGTTGAACATGAGTGAGGATGTTGTTCTGTGCACCATTCCCATAGTCGGTATGGGAGGCTCAGGGAAAACAACTGTCGCTAAGATAATTTTCAATGATGAACAGATCAAGCAACATTTTGAAAAGAGAGTTTGGTTGTGTCTACCTGAAATGTTAGAAACTAAGAGCTTTCTTGAATTGATGCTCGAATCATTGACAGAAAGGAAACTTGAGGTCCGAAGCAGGGATATAATAGTCAAGAAGCTACAAGATGAATTGGGAGGGAAGAAGTATTTGCTTGTCCTGGATGATTTGTGGCATGTCGACCCTACATTGTGGCATGAGTTTGAGGACACTCTGAGAGGAATAAATACATTCAGAGGAAACTGCATTCTTGTGACTACTCGTAGGGATCAGGTGGCATCCTCAGTAGCAGCAGATCCTCATAAGTTGAAAAATTTAACAAATGATCATTGTTGGTCCATTTTTAAACAAAGAGCATTTGTTGATGGGATGGTTCCTGAGGAATTAGTGAGCATGGGCAACAGGATTGTTGAAATGTGTAAAGGTCTACCATTGGCAGCAAGTGTGTTGGGAGGCCTCTTACGCAACAAAGAAAAACATGAATGGCAGGCAATTCTTGAGGGCAATCCCCTTGTTGCAGGTGAAGATGATAGTGGGGAAAGTAGCTTGAAGAAAATACTAAAACTCAGCTATTTTTATCTACCATCTCCGCATCTGAAAAAGTGTTTTGCCTACTTTGCAATGTTTCCAAAAGATTTTGAGTTTGAAAAGGACCAACTAATCCAATTCTGGATGGCAGAAGGATATCTTCATCCATGTCAAAAGACCACTGTGATGGAAGACGTTGGTAACAAGTTTTTTGAACTTTTGTTGGAAAATTCCTTGCTGCAAGATGTTAAGCTAGATGAGCACAACAATATAACACACTGTAAGATGCATGATCTTGTGCATGATTTGGCTGAAGATATTTTAAAATCTAAACTATTTGATGGTGGAGATAATCTTTCTCAAGTTCGATACTTTGGATGGAACTCACCAAGAGATCAAATAGAGAAGATTAATGAGCCTGGACGTTTATGCACGTTGTTCTGGAAAAGCAGTGATATGTCTGAAGATATGCTATTGAGCTTTCAGTTCTTGAGAGTTTTAAATTTGTCCCAGTCAGGCATCAAGGAGTTGTCAGCCTCAATCGGCAAGCTAATATACTTGAGATATCTTGATCTCTCTAGGACTAGTATCGACGCCTTACCCAACTCCATTTGCAAGCTCTACAATTTGCAAACACTTAGAGTCAATTACTGCAATGGCCTCAAGGGGTTTCCAGATGAGATGGAACACATGATAAGTTTGCGACACATATATTACGACTCTCATTGTCAGATACTTAACATGGGGAAATTGACTTGTCTTCAAACGCTACAGCATTTCAACGTGGGTGTAGAGAAAGGTCGTCGAATAGAAGAATTAGGTCATTTGAAAAACCTTAGAGATAAATTGACGATCAAGGGTCTGCAATTGGTCCGTAATAAAGAAGAAGCTGGAAGAGCATACCTACAGAAGAAACCAAATATCTACAAGTTGGCATATTTATGGTCTCATCGTGAACCAGAAGGATGTGAAAACAATGATGAGTATGTTTTGGATGGTCTTCAACCGCATCCTAACTTGAAAACCTTTGAAGTGAGGAGCTATTTGGGAAGTAGATTTCCTTCATGGTTCAATGAAGAATTTCTACCAAATTTGGTCAAGTTGAAATTAAGTGATTGCAAAAAGTGCAAAGAAATTCCATCGCTTGGCCAACTTAAATTCCTTCGGCATCTCGAGCTGGCAGAGTTCGATCAGCTGGAATGCATTGGGCCTACATTTTATGGTGTTGAGGTTAACAATAATGGATCGAGCAGCAATAACGCCAATATCCAAGTGTTCCCGTTACTCAAAGAACTGGTATTGTATTAtatgcatagcctcattgagtggAAGGGAGTGGAATTGATGCCAACAAGAGATGGTGGTAGAGACGGAGTTAGAGTAAGAATGTTTCCTGCGCTTGAGAAGTTGAGCATTAGCAACTGTCAGCGGTTAAAAAGTACTCCAAATCAATTTGAAATCCTACGTGAATTAAGCATTCACGGAGTTGACAGTGAAATGCCATTGTTGAACTTGTGCAGCAACTTGACATCTCTCGTAAAGCTTGCTGTCGGTGATGTGAAAGAGCTCACTTGTCTTCCAGATGAGATGTTACACAACAACAGTTTTTCTCTTCAGCATCTATCTGTCTCAAGTTGCGAAAAGTTTCGTGAATTGCCACAAAGTTTGTACAATCTCCATTCTCTTAAGAGCTTAGAGATTGGTGAGTGCACCAATTTCAGCTCCGTTCCTGTTCCCAGTGGAGAGAATCATTTGACTTCCCTCCAAAGTCTTATATTTTACAGTTGTGATAGATTGACCAGTTTACCAAGTGGAATGCTAGAGCATTGTCGGTCTCTGGAATTTTTGCGGGTCAACGACTGTGGCGACTTAGTTTCCTTGCCTTTGCGGGAAATGCCTTTACtttcatattttaatatattAGAATGTCCCAAATTGAATAGTGTATCCGCAGGGGGGCTTCACCATCTCACTAGGTTAAGGAAATTGGTAATTGGTCCTTGCTCAGATTTCGAGGCATTCCAATTGATGTTTAACGGCATTCAGCGCCTATCGTCCCTTCGTACATTGACAGTGTACGGACGTGTGAACTGGGTTTCTCTGCCCTATCAGCTTATGCAACTCTCTGCCCTAACAAGGATGGTAATATTTAATTTTGGAATCGAGTCCCTTCCTCAGAACCTTGACAACCTTACTTCTCTTGAAAGTTTAGCGTTTCACAGCTGCGAACGGCTACAACATGTCGACTTCTCAGGTGTCATGCCCAAATTACGGGGACTGGAGATCATTAATTGTCCATTGTTAGAAGCTCTGTCGGGTCGGCTCGTCAACCTTGTTTCTTTGGAAGCGTTATATTTATCAGACTGCAAAAAACTACAGCATCTGCCATCCGGAGATGATATGCAACGCCTCACCAAATTACGGCGCCTGGAAATTTATGCATGCCCACAATTACAAGAAAGTTGCACCAATCGGAGTGGCCCAAACTCCCAGTGGTCCAAGATTTCCCATATTCCAGAAATTTACATGGGGTAA
- the LOC104102137 gene encoding GDSL esterase/lipase At5g03980-like, producing MAASVCISHHLVVLVLLFSCLVVVSSFSLAKEAVCPFNSIYSFGDSSSSAADHVAATLSLPSPQPYTQRGTEFFESGLSFATPGATIMKPFFFLKNGIPPPPQSHDLSQISTFMKFFYEDCFSFHDCGRNNKVIPKALIFMDQPGINDYKHAFLHGKSISEASHLAPEVVETIKNSIERLINEAGAKTLMISGILPMGCFPSFRTLFPEGDSIGKNRCHRGLNMFSKLHNDHLWQAILELRLKYPDVHIIYADYYKAFIAVLKNHAFLGFKTNNLMKACCGSGNAPFNFDVQKKCGEEGVAVCSDRASYLHWDGFRLTPEALENLMDTLFSKKGFVFPELKVGEETSAAVTRRHFRIHARVGDISSVIRHLLFV from the coding sequence ATGGCGGCCTCCGTTTGCATCAGCCATCATTTGGTTGTCTTGGTATTACTCTTTTCCTGTCTGGTTGTTGTTTCGTCTTTTTCTCTTGCGAAAGAAGCCGTTTGTCCCTTTAATTCCATATACAGTTTCGGAGATTCTTCTTCATCAGCAGCTGATCATGTTGCTGCAACACTCAGTTTGCCTTCTCCACAACCATACACCCAACGAGGTACCGAGTTCTTCGAGTCTGGTCTCAGTTTTGCGACGCCCGGAGCAACCATCATGAAACCCTTTTTCTTCCTCAAGAATGGCATCCCACCGCCTCCACAGTCACATGACCTTTCTCAGATTTCTACCTTCATGAAGTTCTTCTATGAAGATTGCTTCTCTTTTCATGACTGCGGCAGAAACAATAAGGTTATTCCGAAGGCGCTCATCTTTATGGATCAACCCGGCATCAACGACTACAAGCATGCCTTCTTACATGGAAAATCTATTTCAGAGGCGTCCCATCTCGCGCCTGAAGTGGTGGAGACAATTAAGAATTCAATAGAAAGACTCATCAATGAAGCTGGAGCCAAAACTCTCATGATTTCTGGAATTCTACCCATGGGCTGCTTTCCTAGTTTTAGGACTCTGTTTCCCGAGGGCGATTCAATTGGAAAAAACAGATGCCACAGGGGACTTAATATGTTTTCAAAGCTTCACAATGATCACCTATGGCAAGCAATTCTGGAGCTGCGTTTGAAATATCCTGATGTTCACATCATATATGCAGATTACTACAAAGCATTCATCGCTGTTCTTAAAAACCACGCGTTTCTGGGATTCAAGACGAATaatttgatgaaggcatgttgtGGCAGTGGCAACGCTCCATTCAACTTTGACGTGCAGAAGAAGTGCGGAGAGGAAGGGGTAGCTGTATGTTCTGATAGGGCTTCGTATTTACATTGGGATGGATTTCGATTGACACCTGAGGCTTTGGAGAACCTGATGGATACGTTGTTCAGCAAGAAAGGATTCGTATTCCCAGAATTGAAGGTTGGAGAAGAAACATCAGCAGCAGTAACAAGGCGTCATTTCAGGATTCATGCACGAGTTGGAGACATATCTTCTGTTATTAGGCATTTACTCTTCGTCTAA